The following proteins are co-located in the Betta splendens chromosome 9, fBetSpl5.4, whole genome shotgun sequence genome:
- the myl2b gene encoding myosin, light chain 2b, regulatory, cardiac, slow — MAPKKAKKRSEGGGSNVFSMFEQAQIQEFKEAFTIMDQNRDGFIDKSDLRDTFAALGRLNVKQEEIDEMLKEASGPINFTVFLTMFGEKLKGADPEETILNAFKVFDPEGKGTLKKDFVTEMLTTQADRFSPEEMEQMFAAFPPDVAGNLDYKNLVYVITHGEEKDQE; from the exons ATG GCGCCCAAGAAAGCAAAGAAGAGATCGGAGGGGGGCGGCTCCAACGTCTTCTCCATGTTCGAACAGGCCCAGATCCAGGAGTTCAAAGAA GCTTTCACCATCATGGACCAAAACAGGGACGGCTTCATCGACAAGAGCGATCTGAGAGACACGTTCGCAGCCTTAG GTCGGTTAAATGTCAAGCAGGAGGAAATTGATGAGATGCTTAAGGAGGCATCAGGACCCATCAATTTCACCGTCTTTCTCACCATGTTTGGAGAGAAACTCAAAG GCGCCGACCCAGAGGAGACCATCCTTAACGCTTTCAAAGTGTTTGACCCTGAGGGAAAAGGAACACTAAAAAAAGACTT TGTGACAGAGATGCTCACAACCCAAGCAGACAGGTTCTCCCCTGAAGAG ATGGAACAGATGTTTGCAGCGTTTCCTCCAGATGTAGCAGGAAACCTAGACTACAAAAACCTGGTGTACGTCATCACACATGGTGAAGAAAAGGACCAGGAATAG